Proteins from one Paenibacillus sp. genomic window:
- a CDS encoding Na-translocating system protein MpsC family protein has translation MEHEKQVQLELASHIGRLLREAFGKGPQSIHVSIRRPFVVVYLRSFLSQTEKILLEQDQVFSMQNTRDLVMKTLIPEIKAFTSLIAGMHLRQFYYDWGLHNHSGVFVGIEADEGNLEAIKREHYPGKDEFLQEIRSISEMVQKVPEESYSCMVNDRTLVVVRNGILINIEKELIRLGYEENLKLAKRNLEKRHLHNNNHFQRILHRHIVDVFADWDFHYDRSVFVFMLQPGQ, from the coding sequence TTGGAACATGAAAAACAAGTCCAGCTCGAATTGGCCAGTCATATCGGGAGACTGCTTCGCGAGGCGTTCGGGAAGGGACCGCAGTCGATCCACGTCAGCATTCGCCGGCCATTCGTAGTCGTGTATTTGCGGAGCTTCTTATCCCAAACGGAGAAAATTCTCCTCGAACAGGACCAGGTGTTCTCCATGCAGAATACCAGGGATTTGGTGATGAAGACGTTGATCCCTGAAATCAAGGCGTTCACGTCGTTGATCGCGGGGATGCATTTACGCCAATTTTATTACGACTGGGGCCTGCATAACCACTCCGGCGTCTTCGTCGGGATCGAAGCGGACGAAGGCAATTTGGAAGCGATCAAGCGAGAGCATTATCCCGGCAAGGATGAATTTCTTCAGGAAATCCGAAGCATCAGCGAAATGGTGCAGAAGGTTCCGGAAGAGTCGTATTCCTGCATGGTCAATGACCGTACGCTCGTGGTCGTCCGCAACGGCATTCTGATCAATATCGAGAAAGAATTGATTCGCTTAGGGTACGAAGAGAATTTGAAACTGGCGAAACGAAATTTGGAAAAACGGCACTTGCATAACAACAATCATTTCCAACGAATTTTACATAGGCATATCGTCGACGTATTCGCCGATTGGGATTTTCATTACGATAGAAGCGTCTTCGTTTTCATGCTTCAACCCGGTCAATAA
- a CDS encoding DEAD/DEAH box helicase → MSVWLTKKSIKQWCGTYAYQKGERLFRANQVRFVHMDPRTGTYTAELGGASPHIATLTLDSNGKPEAQCSCPSLGSFDLFCHHIAAALIRLYDLQQSDHEAAQAIRHGAAEAPDRADPTDLAERILGLFEEKPLRPIHNRTLLETRTPLEAEFVLKLLSHNPNAALFGVELRIGPKALYIVQNIASFLERLDRGESYPFSSKFRYDPELHSFAKENEAVLQALIDIVKHDAAYRETDRLLVIPPSAWPGFLSLLSQAPRTTLKDGDKTYERIEISQEPLPLRFELREAGSDQYELCVHGLQPLTVLEPYETAFLAGRLFPLPAKQCKRLAALTTMLRESGTDRIPVGGGQLASFIEKAIPGLSKVGDVVISPAIANRVAKSKLRAKLYLDRVKDRLLASVEFHYDEVVINPAEDGRKRQDGRRIVIRDAEQERRILDLIEQSPFTKTESGYFLSDEEAEFDFLYRVVPQLEKLMNVYATTAVKQRVQKIETMPKVSVKADAAERLNWLEFRLDMGWIPETEIRNLVKSLEEKRKYYRLPNGSLLPLDTAELQAFAEFFNETGLLYTDIAGSGIRVPLVRAIPMLDHTYGGVKLDKPVRRVLDDLRNPDHLDFPLPPELAGVLRDYQKFGYQWLKTLAHYGFGGVLADDMGLGKTLQSIAYIASVVPDIRQRRMPALVVCPGSLVYNWRNELRKFAPGIRAIVADGSQPERVRKMLRFAETDVVITSYPLLLRDIRRYAEQPFHTLILDEAQAFKNHTTQTARAVKSIRAETRFALTGTPVENRLEELWSIFNVVFPALFQDRKAFGNLTKKEIARRARPFMLRRWKRDVLQDLPDKLESLKPVELLPEQKKLYAAYLAKLQEETLKHLSVDGFQKSRIKILAGLTRLRQICCHPALFLEGYEGGSAKLEQLKDIVEECLANRKRVLIFSQFTEMLALIGRALSEQGLPYFYLDGTTPARERVELCSRFNDGEMDIFLISLKAGGTGLNLTGADTVILYDLWWNPAVEQQAADRAHRIGQKNVVQIIRLIARRTMEETMYELQHRKRQLIDEVLNPELDAAALTEQEIREIVFGTPVGS, encoded by the coding sequence ATGAGCGTATGGTTAACGAAAAAATCGATCAAGCAATGGTGCGGCACCTACGCTTATCAGAAGGGCGAGCGGTTGTTCCGCGCGAATCAAGTCCGATTCGTCCACATGGATCCGCGAACCGGCACGTATACCGCCGAGTTGGGCGGCGCGAGCCCTCATATCGCGACCCTGACGCTCGACTCGAACGGCAAGCCGGAGGCGCAGTGCAGCTGCCCCTCGCTCGGCTCCTTCGATTTGTTCTGCCATCATATTGCCGCCGCGCTGATTCGCCTATACGATCTCCAACAATCCGATCATGAAGCGGCACAGGCGATCCGCCACGGGGCGGCGGAAGCGCCTGACCGCGCCGATCCGACGGATCTCGCCGAGCGCATTCTCGGCTTGTTCGAAGAGAAGCCCCTCCGTCCCATTCACAATAGAACGTTATTGGAAACGCGAACGCCGCTAGAGGCGGAGTTCGTCCTGAAGCTCCTCTCCCACAACCCGAACGCCGCGTTGTTCGGGGTCGAGCTTCGCATCGGGCCGAAGGCGCTCTATATCGTCCAGAACATCGCTTCGTTTCTCGAACGGCTCGACCGGGGCGAAAGCTACCCGTTCTCATCGAAGTTTCGCTACGACCCTGAACTGCACAGCTTTGCGAAAGAAAACGAAGCCGTGCTGCAAGCCCTTATAGATATCGTTAAGCATGACGCGGCATATCGGGAGACGGACCGATTGCTGGTCATCCCGCCTTCCGCTTGGCCCGGTTTCCTGTCCCTGTTATCGCAAGCGCCCAGAACGACCCTCAAAGATGGCGACAAAACCTATGAGCGGATCGAAATTTCCCAGGAACCCCTTCCTCTTCGCTTCGAACTGAGGGAGGCAGGCTCCGACCAATATGAATTGTGCGTTCATGGTCTACAGCCGCTGACGGTCTTGGAACCGTACGAAACGGCGTTCCTCGCGGGCCGGCTGTTCCCGCTCCCGGCCAAGCAATGCAAGCGTCTGGCAGCGCTGACGACGATGCTGCGCGAGTCGGGGACGGACCGAATCCCGGTCGGCGGCGGCCAGCTGGCATCGTTCATCGAAAAGGCGATACCCGGCTTAAGTAAGGTAGGAGATGTCGTCATCTCCCCTGCCATCGCGAATCGCGTCGCCAAATCCAAGCTGCGGGCGAAGCTGTATTTGGACCGGGTCAAAGATCGCCTGCTCGCCTCCGTCGAATTCCACTATGACGAAGTCGTCATCAATCCTGCCGAAGACGGGCGGAAACGCCAAGACGGCCGACGCATCGTCATTCGAGACGCGGAGCAAGAACGGCGCATTCTCGATCTGATCGAACAAAGCCCGTTCACGAAGACGGAAAGCGGATATTTCTTGAGCGACGAAGAGGCGGAGTTCGATTTCCTGTATCGCGTCGTTCCCCAGCTGGAGAAGCTGATGAACGTTTACGCCACGACGGCCGTGAAGCAGCGGGTCCAGAAAATCGAGACGATGCCCAAAGTCAGCGTCAAGGCCGACGCGGCGGAACGGCTGAATTGGCTGGAATTCCGTCTGGACATGGGCTGGATTCCGGAGACGGAAATCCGGAATTTGGTGAAATCGCTAGAGGAAAAGCGCAAATATTATCGCCTGCCGAACGGCTCCTTGCTGCCGCTCGACACCGCCGAGCTTCAAGCGTTCGCGGAATTTTTCAACGAGACGGGGCTCCTCTATACGGATATCGCCGGCTCGGGCATTCGCGTCCCTCTCGTCCGCGCGATTCCGATGCTCGACCACACGTACGGAGGGGTTAAGCTCGACAAGCCGGTCCGCCGCGTCCTCGACGATCTGCGGAACCCCGACCATCTCGATTTCCCGCTCCCCCCCGAGTTGGCCGGGGTACTGCGGGATTATCAGAAATTCGGGTACCAGTGGCTGAAGACGCTCGCGCATTACGGGTTCGGGGGCGTATTGGCGGATGATATGGGACTCGGGAAGACGCTGCAGAGCATCGCTTATATCGCTTCGGTCGTGCCGGACATTCGGCAGCGGCGCATGCCGGCGCTCGTCGTTTGCCCGGGGTCTCTCGTATACAATTGGCGCAACGAGCTGCGCAAGTTCGCCCCGGGGATCCGCGCGATCGTCGCGGACGGCAGCCAGCCGGAGCGAGTCCGCAAGATGCTCCGGTTCGCGGAGACGGACGTCGTTATCACCTCGTATCCGCTGTTGCTGCGGGACATTCGGCGATATGCCGAGCAGCCGTTCCACACCCTAATCCTCGACGAGGCGCAGGCGTTCAAAAACCATACGACGCAGACCGCCCGGGCGGTCAAATCCATCCGAGCCGAAACTCGATTCGCCTTGACCGGAACCCCTGTCGAGAATCGTCTCGAGGAGCTGTGGTCGATCTTCAACGTCGTATTCCCGGCCTTGTTCCAAGATCGGAAGGCGTTCGGCAACTTAACGAAGAAGGAGATCGCCCGGCGGGCGCGGCCGTTCATGCTGCGCCGGTGGAAACGCGACGTGCTTCAAGATCTTCCGGACAAGCTGGAATCGTTGAAGCCCGTCGAGCTGTTGCCGGAACAGAAGAAGCTGTACGCCGCATATCTCGCCAAGCTGCAGGAGGAAACGTTGAAGCATCTGAGCGTGGACGGATTTCAGAAGAGCCGGATCAAAATTTTGGCCGGTCTTACCCGGCTGCGGCAAATTTGCTGTCATCCCGCCCTGTTCCTGGAAGGCTACGAAGGCGGCTCCGCCAAGCTGGAGCAACTGAAGGATATTGTGGAGGAATGCCTCGCGAATCGGAAACGGGTGCTTATTTTCTCTCAATTTACCGAGATGCTCGCCTTGATCGGCAGAGCCCTTTCCGAGCAGGGACTGCCGTATTTTTACCTGGACGGCACGACGCCCGCCCGCGAGCGCGTCGAGCTCTGCAGCCGATTTAATGACGGGGAGATGGATATTTTCCTGATTTCGCTGAAGGCGGGCGGAACCGGGTTGAACCTCACCGGCGCCGACACCGTCATCCTGTACGATCTGTGGTGGAACCCCGCGGTCGAGCAGCAAGCCGCCGACCGCGCCCACCGCATCGGTCAGAAGAACGTCGTCCAAATCATCCGCCTGATTGCTCGAAGGACGATGGAAGAAACGATGTACGAGCTCCAGCACCGGAAGAGACAATTGATCGACGAGGTGTTGAACCCCGAGCTGGATGCGGCCGCCCTGACGGAACAAGAAATCCGGGAAATTGTGTTCGGAACGCCGGTCGGCTCGTAA
- a CDS encoding LuxR C-terminal-related transcriptional regulator, whose amino-acid sequence MINVESTRRWEREQFEEALIGAEGTSGASFLLYMHGISGIGKTTLLDRFERIAQDRKMKWLTVNGKDSMFAEEIFLKGLLRSVGCPALDESGSVRDAYRTAASAVNEQAKSVPIVIAIDHYEYIMPYDSAFRECFINRLDSRVQVVVASTQVMPALWMTDMQPRRRIKVIELQPFAYEEAMLLLSESGLDLPTKEAIWEITQGHALSIALAVSWIRSNAAMSLERVRENIHQEMARHWYRGIASDALRDLVTAASLLFQFNQEILEAVLQTQVSAEQFHELTSFSFVRLTPKGWYVHDLVREAVRSDFHRRLPNMYNEYMKRCAFYYYHVLKNAFKRRKEELVEDFYHFYYYTGDEELRELYFRGKAHSGNYYEPMMPEAYAEVQEYIRQRKRTVTVPHALIALNGMTVDQHQRLTSKEFDVIQPEEFLELGENSVRLLRNERKELIGLSVVIPMDRYPRHAAALPVVGAYIRAQGYRPGDAGTGTAWFLRMMDCIMPMTDETSRTDLLKNFLSYLGPNRLLVTSTAFPGLSKVYENLGFKKIPGLTHAEFGDEFQAQFYALDLRGESFYAFLDNKMRGAGYSLPAASRLPLTKREQEISDLILSCKTNEAIAGELFISIVTVKKHIGSIFSKAGVKNRAQYIRLITGMQE is encoded by the coding sequence ATGATAAACGTCGAATCGACAAGAAGGTGGGAGCGGGAACAGTTCGAAGAGGCGTTGATCGGCGCCGAGGGTACGTCCGGAGCTAGCTTCCTCCTGTATATGCACGGCATTAGCGGCATCGGGAAGACGACCTTGCTCGACCGATTCGAGCGGATCGCGCAAGACAGGAAGATGAAGTGGTTGACCGTCAACGGGAAGGATTCGATGTTCGCCGAGGAAATTTTCCTCAAGGGCTTGCTGCGGTCCGTAGGTTGTCCTGCCCTCGACGAGAGCGGATCGGTACGCGACGCTTACCGAACGGCGGCGTCCGCCGTGAACGAACAGGCGAAATCCGTTCCGATCGTAATCGCGATCGACCATTACGAGTACATTATGCCGTACGACTCGGCTTTCCGAGAATGCTTCATCAATCGATTGGACTCGCGCGTTCAGGTCGTCGTGGCCAGTACGCAGGTCATGCCCGCTCTTTGGATGACGGATATGCAGCCTCGCAGGCGAATCAAGGTCATCGAACTGCAGCCTTTCGCTTACGAGGAGGCGATGCTGCTCTTATCGGAATCCGGATTGGACCTTCCGACGAAAGAAGCAATATGGGAAATCACGCAGGGACATGCGCTGTCGATCGCCTTGGCGGTGTCGTGGATTCGTTCGAATGCGGCGATGTCTTTGGAGCGCGTGAGGGAAAACATTCACCAGGAGATGGCGAGGCATTGGTATCGAGGGATTGCCAGCGATGCGCTCAGAGACTTGGTGACGGCGGCCTCTTTGCTGTTCCAGTTCAATCAAGAGATCTTGGAAGCCGTACTGCAAACGCAAGTCAGCGCCGAGCAGTTCCACGAGCTCACCAGTTTTTCCTTCGTCCGACTTACGCCCAAGGGATGGTACGTCCATGATCTTGTTCGGGAGGCGGTGCGTTCGGATTTCCATCGAAGATTGCCGAACATGTATAACGAGTACATGAAGCGGTGCGCCTTTTATTACTATCATGTTCTGAAGAACGCTTTTAAGCGGCGCAAGGAAGAACTGGTCGAGGATTTTTATCATTTCTACTACTACACCGGGGACGAAGAGCTGCGGGAGCTCTATTTCCGAGGCAAAGCGCACTCAGGGAATTACTATGAGCCGATGATGCCGGAGGCGTATGCGGAAGTTCAGGAATATATCCGGCAGCGAAAGCGAACGGTGACGGTTCCCCATGCGTTGATCGCTTTGAACGGGATGACCGTCGATCAGCATCAGCGTTTGACTTCCAAGGAGTTCGATGTGATTCAGCCGGAGGAATTTTTGGAGCTGGGCGAAAACAGCGTGCGGCTGCTCAGGAACGAAAGGAAGGAACTGATCGGTTTATCCGTGGTCATCCCGATGGACCGGTATCCCCGGCATGCGGCGGCCCTCCCGGTCGTCGGCGCCTACATCCGCGCTCAAGGATACCGCCCGGGCGACGCCGGAACGGGGACGGCATGGTTTCTGCGAATGATGGATTGCATCATGCCGATGACCGATGAAACGTCGAGAACCGATCTGTTGAAAAATTTCCTGAGCTATCTCGGTCCGAACCGGCTCCTGGTCACTTCGACGGCTTTCCCGGGGTTGTCTAAGGTGTACGAAAACCTCGGGTTTAAGAAGATCCCCGGCCTGACGCATGCCGAATTCGGCGACGAGTTTCAGGCACAGTTTTACGCTTTGGACCTCAGAGGAGAGAGCTTCTATGCTTTCCTGGACAATAAGATGCGCGGAGCGGGGTACAGCCTGCCGGCGGCAAGCCGCTTGCCCTTAACCAAGCGAGAGCAGGAGATCTCGGACCTGATTTTGTCTTGCAAAACGAACGAAGCGATCGCCGGCGAATTGTTCATCAGCATCGTAACGGTCAAAAAGCACATCGGCAGCATCTTCAGCAAAGCAGGTGTCAAAAACAGGGCGCAATACATTCGGTTGATCACGGGGATGCAAGAATAG
- a CDS encoding N-acetylmannosamine-6-phosphate 2-epimerase has protein sequence MNTRLLERLAKGCIVSCQALPEEPLFGAHHMAAMAAAAEQGGAAGIRANTAVDIKAIKQRCSLPVIGLYKKVYPGSDVYITPTFEEAKEIAEAGADFIALDATNRERPDGVPLSGLLNRIRAELPGVMIVADVSTYEEGVCAMELGVELVSTTMSGYTPYSPQLDGPDIELVRRLAELKRVPVLAEGRIWTIEDCLACMNAGAHAVVIGTAITRPQEITKRFVAAIGTAVPSFKEMVEE, from the coding sequence ATGAATACTCGACTACTGGAACGCTTGGCGAAAGGATGTATCGTTTCGTGCCAAGCGCTCCCCGAGGAACCGTTGTTCGGAGCGCATCATATGGCGGCTATGGCGGCGGCGGCGGAACAAGGCGGGGCGGCGGGCATCCGCGCGAATACGGCGGTCGACATCAAGGCGATTAAACAGCGGTGTTCGCTGCCGGTCATCGGTTTGTATAAGAAGGTATACCCCGGTTCCGACGTCTACATCACGCCTACATTCGAGGAAGCGAAAGAAATCGCGGAGGCGGGCGCAGATTTCATCGCGCTGGATGCCACGAACCGCGAACGCCCTGACGGCGTCCCCCTTAGCGGCTTGTTGAACCGGATACGCGCCGAACTGCCGGGCGTCATGATCGTAGCCGACGTCTCGACCTATGAAGAGGGCGTCTGCGCGATGGAGCTCGGCGTCGAACTCGTCTCCACGACGATGTCCGGGTACACGCCTTACAGCCCTCAGTTGGACGGTCCGGATATCGAGCTGGTCAGGCGGCTTGCCGAGCTCAAGCGCGTTCCGGTTTTAGCGGAAGGCCGCATCTGGACGATCGAAGACTGCCTCGCCTGCATGAACGCCGGCGCGCATGCCGTCGTGATCGGCACCGCGATTACTCGGCCTCAGGAGATTACGAAACGATTCGTCGCAGCGATCGGGACGGCCGTCCCCTCCTTCAAAGAAATGGTCGAGGAGTGA
- a CDS encoding MurR/RpiR family transcriptional regulator: MKTKAPQTQNVLLTISSIYSSMTKAEKKVAEAVQANPEEAVLYTITDLSEKAGVGETSVIRFCRKLGFGGYHEFKLAIAQHVVSEPKHYTGEIEDGDSSVAILQKLTDRNAQMIRDTGALLSADALEEAVRALASGKRIHIYGVGSSGMTAMDAYYSFMRIGLNADVQRDGHIIAMSAALVGEGDVVFGISTSGSTKDLVDPMRTAKKNGATTICLTSHGRSPITQHADVVLLVPAKESPFQGGSLSTKIAQMHVLDILTSLIIVSRKEPSVQSITKTANAVADKLY, translated from the coding sequence GTGAAAACGAAAGCCCCGCAAACGCAAAATGTCCTGCTTACTATCTCTAGCATTTATTCCTCCATGACCAAGGCGGAGAAGAAAGTCGCCGAGGCGGTTCAGGCGAATCCGGAGGAGGCGGTATTGTACACGATCACCGACTTGTCGGAGAAGGCCGGCGTCGGCGAAACGTCCGTCATCCGCTTTTGCCGGAAGCTCGGCTTCGGAGGATATCACGAGTTTAAGCTGGCGATCGCTCAGCATGTCGTGAGCGAACCGAAGCATTACACCGGCGAAATCGAGGACGGAGACAGCTCGGTCGCGATCTTGCAGAAGCTTACGGATCGGAATGCCCAGATGATTCGAGACACGGGAGCGCTTCTCTCCGCCGATGCTTTGGAGGAGGCCGTCCGGGCGCTCGCGTCGGGCAAGCGGATCCACATTTACGGCGTCGGCTCCTCCGGGATGACGGCGATGGATGCGTATTACAGCTTCATGCGTATCGGGCTGAATGCGGACGTTCAACGCGACGGCCACATCATCGCGATGTCGGCGGCGCTCGTCGGCGAAGGCGACGTCGTGTTCGGCATCTCGACGTCGGGCAGCACGAAGGATTTAGTCGACCCGATGAGGACCGCGAAGAAGAACGGCGCGACGACGATATGCCTCACGAGCCATGGCCGGTCGCCGATCACGCAGCACGCGGACGTCGTGCTGCTCGTCCCGGCGAAAGAATCTCCGTTCCAAGGCGGCAGCCTCTCCACCAAGATCGCGCAGATGCATGTGCTCGATATCCTGACGAGCCTGATCATCGTCTCGCGCAAGGAGCCTTCCGTCCAATCGATTACGAAGACGGCCAATGCGGTCGCGGACAAACTCTATTAA